A window from Bordetella petrii encodes these proteins:
- a CDS encoding helicase HerA-like domain-containing protein gives MPDPIIVAQNAKAQLALLPALANRHGCITGATGTGKTVTLQVLAEAFSRIGTPVFMADVKGDLTGISQAGAASPKLQERLQTLALPEPAWGASPTVLWDVFGEQGLPVRATVSDMGPLLLSRMLELNDTQEGVLTLVFRVADDEGQLLLDLKDLRAMLQNVADRAAELKTRYGNVSSASVGAIQRSLLTLESQGAQQFFGEPMLDVNDLMRTDAQGRGIVNILAADKLMQSPRLYGVFLLWLLADLYEKLPEVGDREQPKLVFFFDEAHLLFDDAPKALLDKIEQVVRLVRSKGVGVYFVTQNPLDIPDSVLGQLGNRVQHALRAFTPRDQKAVKTAAQTMRPNPGLDIEGAITELGVGEALVSLLDAKGRPAPTERAWILPPGSRIGPATDAERKALQDAAMVGKYAQTVDRESAYEVLSARASADAPDAAAPAGRSKTADGSSKGSAGAEESGGLMGELNDVLFGSTGPRGGRRDGVVQSVAKSTVRTLARQLVRGVLGSLLGSRRR, from the coding sequence ATGCCCGATCCCATCATCGTCGCCCAGAACGCCAAGGCCCAGCTGGCCCTGCTGCCCGCGCTGGCCAACCGCCACGGATGCATTACCGGCGCCACGGGCACGGGCAAGACCGTCACGTTACAAGTGCTGGCCGAGGCATTTTCGCGCATCGGCACCCCCGTATTCATGGCCGACGTCAAGGGCGACCTGACCGGTATTTCCCAGGCAGGGGCCGCCTCGCCCAAGCTGCAGGAGCGCCTGCAGACCCTGGCCCTGCCCGAGCCGGCCTGGGGCGCCAGCCCGACGGTATTGTGGGACGTGTTCGGCGAGCAGGGGCTGCCCGTGCGGGCCACGGTATCCGACATGGGGCCCTTGCTGCTGTCGCGCATGCTGGAGCTCAACGACACCCAGGAAGGGGTGCTGACGCTGGTGTTCCGGGTGGCCGACGACGAAGGCCAGTTGCTGCTGGACCTGAAAGACCTGCGCGCCATGCTGCAGAACGTGGCCGACCGGGCGGCCGAGCTCAAGACCCGCTATGGCAATGTGTCCTCGGCGTCCGTCGGCGCCATCCAGCGCAGCCTGCTGACCCTGGAATCCCAGGGGGCCCAGCAGTTTTTCGGTGAGCCGATGCTCGATGTCAACGACCTGATGCGCACCGATGCGCAGGGCCGGGGCATTGTCAATATTCTGGCGGCCGACAAGCTGATGCAGTCGCCGCGGCTGTATGGCGTGTTCCTGCTGTGGCTGCTGGCCGACCTGTACGAGAAACTGCCGGAAGTCGGCGACCGCGAACAGCCCAAGCTGGTGTTTTTCTTCGACGAGGCGCATCTGCTGTTCGACGACGCGCCCAAGGCCTTGCTGGACAAGATCGAGCAGGTGGTGCGGCTGGTGCGTTCCAAGGGGGTAGGGGTGTACTTCGTGACCCAGAACCCCCTGGACATCCCGGATTCGGTGCTGGGCCAGTTGGGCAACCGGGTCCAGCACGCGCTGCGGGCGTTCACCCCGCGCGACCAGAAAGCCGTCAAGACCGCGGCGCAGACCATGCGGCCGAACCCGGGCCTGGACATCGAGGGCGCCATCACCGAGCTGGGCGTGGGCGAGGCGCTGGTGTCGCTGCTGGATGCCAAGGGGCGGCCGGCCCCCACCGAGCGGGCCTGGATACTGCCGCCGGGCAGCCGCATCGGCCCCGCCACGGACGCCGAGCGCAAGGCGCTGCAGGACGCCGCCATGGTGGGCAAGTACGCCCAGACGGTGGACCGCGAGTCTGCCTACGAGGTGCTGAGCGCCCGCGCCTCCGCCGACGCGCCGGATGCAGCGGCGCCCGCCGGCCGCTCGAAAACCGCGGACGGTTCGTCCAAGGGTTCTGCCGGCGCCGAGGAATCCGGCGGCCTGATGGGCGAGCTGAACGATGTGCTGTTCGGGTCTACCGGCCCGCGAGGCGGCCGGCGCGACGGCGTGGTGCAGTCGGTGGCCAAGAGCACGGTTCGCACGCTGGCGCGCCAGCTCGTGCGGGGCGTGCTCGGTTCGCTGCTGGGATCGCGGCGGCGCTAG
- a CDS encoding YebC/PmpR family DNA-binding transcriptional regulator gives MAGHSKWANIQHRKGRQDAKRGKLWTKIIREITVAARAGGPDPDSNPRLRMAWDKATDANMPKDNVQRAIQRGAGGADGANYEEVRYEGYGVGGAAVIVDCMTDNRTRTVAEVRHAFAKNGGNLGQEGSVAFMFKHCGQFVFAPGTAEDAVMEAALEAGAEDVATDDEGVIEVICAPTDYAAVRQAFEAAGLKAEVEGIIMKPQNETELTGEDAVKMQKLLDALEGLDDVQEVYTTVVFDEAQ, from the coding sequence ATGGCCGGACACAGCAAATGGGCCAATATCCAGCACCGCAAGGGCCGCCAGGACGCCAAGCGGGGCAAGCTCTGGACCAAAATCATTCGTGAGATCACCGTGGCGGCGCGAGCCGGCGGCCCCGACCCGGACAGCAATCCGCGGCTGCGCATGGCCTGGGACAAGGCCACCGACGCCAACATGCCCAAAGACAACGTCCAGCGCGCCATCCAGCGCGGCGCCGGTGGCGCCGATGGCGCCAACTATGAAGAAGTCCGCTACGAAGGCTATGGCGTGGGCGGCGCGGCGGTCATCGTCGACTGCATGACCGACAACCGCACCCGTACCGTGGCCGAAGTCCGGCACGCATTCGCCAAGAACGGCGGCAACCTGGGGCAGGAAGGCTCGGTGGCCTTCATGTTCAAGCACTGCGGCCAATTCGTGTTCGCGCCCGGCACCGCCGAAGACGCCGTCATGGAGGCCGCCCTGGAAGCCGGCGCCGAAGACGTCGCCACCGACGACGAAGGCGTCATCGAAGTCATCTGCGCGCCGACCGACTACGCCGCGGTGCGGCAGGCATTCGAGGCGGCCGGCCTGAAGGCCGAGGTCGAGGGCATCATCATGAAGCCCCAGAACGAAACCGAACTCACCGGCGAAGACGCCGTGAAAATGCAGAAACTGCTCGACGCCCTGGAAGGCCTGGACGACGTACAGGAAGTCTATACCACGGTCGTCTTCGACGAAGCGCAATGA
- the purD gene encoding phosphoribosylamine--glycine ligase, with amino-acid sequence MKLLVIGSGGREHALAWRLARSPRVHKVFVAPGNGGTEQGDLLQNVPLTSPEELADFVQREGVSLTVVGPEAPLAAGVVDVFRARDLKIFGPTKAAAQLESSKDYAKSFMVRHRIPTARYETFTDPAKAHAYIDQQGAPIVIKADGLAAGKGVVVAADLEQAHAAVDTMLGDGSLGQAGARVVIEECLVGEEASFIVMVDGRNVLALATSQDHKRLQDGDAGPNTGGMGAYSPAPIITPELHHRIMREIILPTVQGMARDGIPYTGFLYAGLMIAPGDDPDRSIKTLEFNCRMGDPETQPIMMRVKSDLLDALEHAVDGTLDQADIVWDRRTALGVVLAAHNYPGTPRSGDIIAPLPADTEECAIFHAGTRREDDQLKTSGGRVLCVTALGDSVRMARERAYAAVDAVQFDGRQYRTDIGWRALKPSQQKAKPQA; translated from the coding sequence ATGAAACTCCTGGTAATCGGCTCCGGCGGCCGCGAACACGCCCTGGCCTGGCGCCTGGCCCGCTCCCCCCGCGTCCACAAGGTTTTCGTGGCGCCGGGCAACGGCGGCACCGAACAAGGCGACCTGCTGCAGAACGTGCCGCTCACCAGCCCCGAAGAACTGGCCGATTTCGTCCAGCGCGAAGGCGTTTCGCTGACAGTAGTCGGCCCCGAGGCGCCCCTGGCGGCCGGCGTGGTCGATGTCTTCCGCGCGCGCGACCTGAAAATCTTCGGCCCCACCAAGGCGGCCGCGCAACTCGAAAGCTCGAAAGACTACGCCAAGTCGTTCATGGTGCGCCACCGCATTCCCACCGCGCGCTACGAAACCTTCACCGACCCGGCCAAGGCACACGCCTACATCGACCAGCAAGGCGCGCCCATCGTCATCAAGGCTGACGGCCTGGCCGCCGGCAAGGGCGTCGTGGTGGCCGCCGATCTCGAGCAGGCTCACGCCGCGGTCGATACCATGCTCGGCGACGGCAGCCTGGGCCAGGCCGGCGCCCGCGTGGTCATCGAAGAATGCCTGGTCGGCGAAGAAGCCAGCTTCATCGTCATGGTCGACGGCCGCAATGTCCTGGCGCTGGCCACCAGCCAGGACCACAAGCGCCTGCAAGACGGCGACGCCGGCCCCAACACGGGCGGCATGGGCGCCTACTCTCCGGCCCCCATCATCACGCCTGAACTGCACCACCGCATCATGCGCGAGATCATCCTGCCCACGGTGCAAGGCATGGCGCGCGACGGCATTCCCTACACCGGTTTCCTCTACGCGGGGCTGATGATCGCGCCCGGCGACGATCCCGACCGCTCCATCAAGACGCTCGAATTCAACTGCCGCATGGGAGACCCGGAAACCCAGCCCATCATGATGCGGGTCAAGAGCGACCTGCTCGATGCGCTGGAGCACGCCGTCGACGGCACGCTCGACCAGGCCGACATCGTCTGGGACCGCCGCACGGCGCTGGGCGTGGTACTGGCCGCGCACAACTATCCCGGCACGCCCCGCAGCGGAGACATCATTGCTCCGCTGCCCGCCGACACCGAAGAATGCGCCATCTTCCACGCCGGCACCCGGCGCGAAGACGACCAGCTCAAGACCTCCGGCGGCCGCGTGCTGTGCGTCACCGCGCTGGGCGATTCGGTGCGCATGGCGCGTGAACGCGCCTATGCCGCGGTCGACGCGGTCCAGTTCGACGGGCGTCAGTACCGCACCGACATCGGCTGGCGGGCGCTCAAGCCTTCGCAACAAAAAGCCAAGCCGCAGGCTTGA
- the hemF gene encoding oxygen-dependent coproporphyrinogen oxidase, which yields MSAVPVSDVHAYLTGLQASIVQALEQAGGESFRTDTWQRPEGGGGVSRLIEGGQLLERAGVLFSHVHGTRLPPSASAHRPELAGRSWQAMGVSLVLHPRNPHVPTTHMNVRMFVAAARPGHDENDVFWFGGGLDLTPYYAFEDDARHFHQTCRAALDPHGPSYYPQYKRWCDEYFYLKHRQEMRGIGGIFFDDLNEPGFDASFALLRSVGNAFLPAYLPIVQRRRDTPYTQAQRDFQAYRRGRYVEFNLVFDRGTLFGLQSGGRTESILLSMPPMAQWRYDWQPAPGTPEAALAGFLQPRDWA from the coding sequence ATGAGCGCAGTTCCGGTTTCCGACGTCCACGCCTATCTCACGGGCCTGCAGGCAAGCATTGTCCAGGCGCTGGAGCAGGCCGGCGGTGAATCCTTTCGCACCGATACCTGGCAGCGCCCCGAAGGCGGAGGCGGAGTATCGCGGCTGATCGAAGGCGGCCAGTTGCTCGAGCGCGCCGGCGTGCTGTTCAGCCACGTGCACGGCACGCGCCTGCCGCCCTCGGCCAGCGCTCATCGGCCCGAACTCGCGGGCCGATCGTGGCAGGCCATGGGGGTGTCGCTGGTCCTGCATCCGCGCAACCCTCATGTGCCCACCACGCACATGAATGTGCGCATGTTCGTGGCGGCGGCGCGCCCCGGCCATGACGAAAACGATGTCTTCTGGTTCGGCGGCGGGCTCGACCTTACCCCTTATTACGCCTTCGAAGACGACGCCCGCCACTTCCACCAAACCTGCCGCGCGGCGCTCGATCCGCACGGGCCTTCGTATTACCCGCAATACAAGCGCTGGTGCGATGAATACTTCTACCTGAAGCATCGGCAAGAAATGCGCGGTATCGGCGGCATTTTCTTCGACGACCTCAACGAGCCCGGTTTCGACGCCTCGTTCGCCCTGCTGCGTTCGGTGGGCAACGCCTTCCTGCCGGCCTATCTGCCCATCGTGCAGCGCCGCCGCGACACTCCCTATACACAGGCGCAGCGCGATTTCCAGGCCTATCGGCGCGGCCGGTACGTTGAATTCAACCTGGTTTTCGATCGCGGCACATTGTTCGGCCTGCAATCGGGCGGCCGCACCGAGTCCATCCTGCTGTCGATGCCGCCCATGGCGCAGTGGCGCTACGATTGGCAGCCCGCGCCCGGCACCCCGGAAGCCGCGCTGGCGGGCTTCCTGCAACCACGGGATTGGGCGTGA
- the nadD gene encoding nicotinate (nicotinamide) nucleotide adenylyltransferase: protein MKRIGLLGGSFDPVHLAHLALARAALDELRLDAVQFIPAANPWQRAPLRAAAEHRLRMIELAIDGHPGLSANPIELERGGATYTIDTLRALPADARYAWLLGADQLANFCTWHQWQAIAERVDLAVATRPGAPLAPPAELAAWLAAHRRGLAQLPFAPMAISASDIRSRLARGASTAGLLPPAVARYIARHGLYR, encoded by the coding sequence GTGAAGCGCATCGGCCTGCTGGGCGGCAGCTTTGACCCGGTGCACCTGGCGCACCTGGCGCTGGCCCGCGCGGCGCTCGACGAACTGCGCCTGGACGCCGTGCAGTTCATTCCGGCGGCCAACCCGTGGCAGCGCGCGCCCCTGCGGGCGGCCGCCGAACACCGCCTGCGCATGATCGAACTGGCCATCGACGGCCACCCCGGACTGTCGGCCAACCCCATCGAACTCGAGCGCGGCGGCGCCACCTATACCATCGACACCCTGCGCGCCCTGCCCGCCGATGCCCGTTATGCGTGGCTGCTGGGCGCGGACCAACTGGCCAATTTCTGCACCTGGCACCAATGGCAGGCCATCGCCGAACGCGTCGACCTGGCGGTGGCAACCCGCCCCGGCGCTCCGCTGGCGCCGCCGGCCGAGCTTGCCGCCTGGCTGGCGGCGCATCGCCGCGGTCTGGCCCAGCTGCCGTTCGCTCCCATGGCGATATCGGCCTCCGACATCCGCAGCCGGCTGGCGCGCGGCGCTTCCACCGCCGGCCTGCTGCCGCCGGCGGTTGCCCGCTATATCGCCCGGCACGGCCTGTACCGCTAG
- the rsfS gene encoding ribosome silencing factor: MDIQKLQRAVIDALEDVKAQDIKVFNTTHLTSLFDRVVIASATSNRQTRALAASVADRGRALKLSGIKVEGEDTGEWVVVDLGDIVVHIMQPAIRQYYNLEEIWGDKPVRVKLLPGSGSAPATGALADTDDPDA, from the coding sequence ATGGATATACAGAAACTACAACGTGCCGTCATCGACGCCCTGGAAGACGTGAAGGCGCAGGACATCAAGGTCTTCAATACGACCCATCTCACCAGCCTGTTCGACCGCGTGGTCATCGCCAGCGCGACCTCCAACCGGCAGACCCGCGCCCTGGCCGCCAGCGTGGCCGACCGCGGCCGCGCGCTCAAGCTCAGCGGCATCAAGGTCGAAGGCGAAGACACCGGCGAATGGGTGGTAGTCGACCTGGGCGATATCGTGGTGCACATCATGCAGCCGGCCATCCGCCAGTACTACAACCTGGAAGAGATCTGGGGCGACAAGCCGGTGCGCGTCAAGCTGCTGCCGGGCTCGGGCTCGGCGCCCGCCACGGGCGCCCTGGCTGATACCGACGACCCCGACGCCTGA
- the rlmH gene encoding 23S rRNA (pseudouridine(1915)-N(3))-methyltransferase RlmH, whose product MKLIIIAVGNRMPVWVETAWDDYAKRLPPDCALELREVKPEPRTTGKTPAQMMAAEARRIEAAIPAGSLRLALDERGRDLTTMALSQRLEQWRAGGRDVVFLVGGPDGLDDALKHACDGQIRLSSLTLPHPMVRVVLAEQLYRAWAILANHPYHRA is encoded by the coding sequence GTGAAGCTGATCATCATCGCCGTAGGCAATCGCATGCCCGTCTGGGTCGAGACGGCCTGGGACGATTACGCCAAGCGCCTGCCTCCCGACTGCGCGCTGGAGCTGCGGGAAGTGAAACCCGAGCCTCGCACCACCGGCAAAACCCCCGCGCAGATGATGGCCGCCGAAGCACGCCGCATCGAAGCGGCCATTCCCGCGGGCTCGCTGCGGCTGGCCCTGGATGAGCGCGGCCGCGACCTGACCACCATGGCGCTGTCGCAACGGCTGGAGCAATGGCGCGCGGGCGGGCGCGATGTCGTCTTCCTGGTGGGTGGACCCGACGGCCTGGACGATGCCCTGAAACACGCCTGCGACGGCCAGATCCGCCTGTCCTCGCTGACGCTGCCCCATCCGATGGTGCGGGTAGTGCTGGCCGAACAGCTGTACCGAGCCTGGGCCATCCTGGCCAACCATCCCTATCACCGCGCCTGA
- a CDS encoding Maf family protein, with protein sequence MAPAPDPAGAPRLYLASASPRRRELLAQIGLAHTVLQVPAPPGDDEPQHAGEAAADYVRRTARDKAERGRLWMAAQQLPALPVLAADTTVILRGEVLGKPADRADATRMLARLSGALHSVHTAVALWHAGQLHEAVSVSEVRMRELTAADIARYCDSGEPYGKAGAYGIQGLAGTFIAHLAGSYSGVMGLPLYETAGLLRRVGILLP encoded by the coding sequence ATGGCCCCTGCCCCAGATCCCGCCGGCGCGCCGCGCCTGTACCTGGCTTCGGCCAGCCCGCGCCGCCGCGAGCTACTGGCCCAGATCGGGCTGGCGCACACGGTGCTGCAAGTGCCGGCGCCTCCGGGCGACGACGAACCGCAGCATGCAGGCGAGGCCGCGGCCGACTATGTACGCCGCACAGCACGGGACAAGGCCGAACGCGGCCGCCTGTGGATGGCCGCGCAGCAATTGCCTGCCTTGCCCGTACTGGCTGCTGACACCACGGTGATCCTGCGGGGCGAGGTACTGGGCAAGCCGGCCGACCGCGCCGACGCCACGCGCATGCTGGCCCGCCTGTCGGGCGCCCTGCACTCCGTGCACACGGCGGTGGCGCTGTGGCATGCCGGGCAGTTGCACGAAGCTGTCTCCGTATCCGAAGTCCGCATGCGCGAACTCACCGCAGCAGACATCGCACGCTACTGCGACAGCGGCGAGCCCTATGGCAAGGCCGGCGCATACGGCATCCAGGGCCTGGCGGGCACCTTCATCGCCCACCTGGCCGGCAGCTACAGCGGCGTCATGGGGCTGCCGCTATACGAGACGGCCGGCCTGCTGCGCCGCGTAGGCATCCTGCTGCCCTGA
- a CDS encoding glycosyltransferase family 9 protein: protein MQDIVVHIRSRPKFGDQIVSFPTLYQLKQWWPQARLRVVAQHEVSAYYRLLPWVDDCIEAKSLSAALRATPWRADMVVCLHHSSERYGLISLLRQPKARLGFSNSRVLDFAWTHAWRKNINEYIGLANLYLLNTYQPVQAEPMVRRCFEEIAALAPEAPAAADIVLIPGGGDGDFKRWGIRNFVALADMLKARLGEQTRFTFVLGPAESAEQAELQALARADFQLASGRSIPELAALMLGARLIVANDCGPSHIGQGACVPYVGVFNESNPEWFWARPYSANVCPPSGCNDIQAVPPGDVAQACFQVLQAAVPARSGQQDAYAAQQAGRLV, encoded by the coding sequence ATGCAAGACATCGTTGTCCATATCCGCAGCCGGCCAAAATTCGGCGACCAGATCGTTTCTTTTCCTACGCTCTATCAGTTGAAGCAATGGTGGCCGCAAGCGAGGCTGCGGGTGGTGGCTCAGCATGAGGTTTCCGCTTATTACCGGCTGCTGCCCTGGGTGGATGACTGCATCGAAGCCAAGAGCCTGTCGGCCGCATTGCGCGCCACGCCCTGGCGGGCCGACATGGTGGTATGCCTGCACCACAGCAGCGAACGCTATGGCTTGATCAGCCTGTTGCGCCAGCCCAAGGCTAGGCTGGGTTTCAGCAACAGCCGGGTGCTTGATTTTGCCTGGACCCACGCCTGGCGCAAAAACATCAATGAATATATCGGCCTGGCTAATTTGTATCTGCTGAATACATACCAGCCGGTACAGGCCGAGCCGATGGTGCGCCGCTGCTTTGAAGAAATTGCGGCATTGGCGCCTGAGGCGCCGGCCGCTGCCGATATTGTCCTGATTCCCGGCGGCGGAGACGGCGATTTCAAGCGATGGGGCATCAGGAACTTCGTCGCCCTGGCGGATATGCTGAAAGCCCGCCTGGGCGAGCAGACCCGTTTTACTTTCGTGCTGGGGCCGGCCGAGTCCGCCGAGCAGGCCGAGTTGCAGGCGCTTGCGCGTGCCGACTTCCAGCTGGCCAGCGGCCGTTCGATTCCTGAATTGGCAGCGCTGATGCTGGGCGCCCGCCTGATCGTCGCCAACGACTGCGGGCCGTCACATATCGGGCAAGGGGCGTGCGTACCCTATGTGGGGGTATTCAATGAATCGAATCCCGAATGGTTCTGGGCCCGCCCGTATTCTGCAAATGTTTGTCCGCCGTCGGGGTGCAACGATATCCAGGCAGTGCCACCCGGCGATGTTGCCCAGGCGTGCTTCCAGGTACTGCAGGCGGCGGTGCCCGCCCGTTCAGGGCAGCAGGATGCCTACGCGGCGCAGCAGGCCGGCCGTCTCGTATAG
- a CDS encoding Lrp/AsnC family transcriptional regulator, translated as MAELDLDRTDRRILAELQRDGRLSNQELADRVSLSPSPCLRRVRRLEERGYIKRYVALVDAEKVGLGLLAYVSIRLDKHVGGSHAPMGEFARDVQRWPEVVECYAMSGDMDYLLRVQVADLAHFSSFAMDTLMRHPAVVDMKSYFALQQIKETTELRL; from the coding sequence ATGGCCGAACTAGACCTGGATCGGACAGATCGCAGAATTCTGGCCGAATTGCAGCGCGACGGCCGCCTCAGCAACCAGGAGCTGGCCGACCGCGTGTCGCTGTCGCCCAGTCCCTGCCTGCGGCGCGTGCGCCGGCTCGAAGAGCGCGGCTATATCAAGCGTTATGTCGCCCTGGTCGATGCCGAAAAAGTGGGGCTCGGCCTGCTGGCCTACGTGTCCATCCGCCTGGACAAGCATGTGGGCGGCAGCCATGCGCCCATGGGCGAATTCGCCCGCGACGTGCAGCGCTGGCCCGAGGTGGTCGAGTGCTATGCCATGTCTGGCGACATGGACTACCTGCTGCGGGTGCAGGTGGCCGACCTGGCCCATTTCTCCAGCTTCGCCATGGATACGCTGATGCGCCATCCCGCCGTCGTGGACATGAAGTCCTACTTCGCCCTGCAGCAGATCAAGGAAACCACTGAGTTGCGCCTATAA
- the hppD gene encoding 4-hydroxyphenylpyruvate dioxygenase: MSNTFQTWDNPMGTAGFEFIEYAAPDPAALRKVFETLGFKAIARHRHKDVTLYRQGGVNFLINAEPDSFAQRFARLHGPSICAIGFRVQDAARAYKRALELGAWGFDSHSGPMELNIPAIKGIGDSLIYLVDRWRGKNGHGGIGDISIYDVDFEPLDVQTAASDLTHAGAGLTLVDHLTHNVHKGRMAEWSEFYERLFNFREIRYFDIEGKVTGVKSKAMTSPCGNIRIPINEEGTEEKGQIQEYLDLYRGEGIQHIALATEDIYATVEALRRSGVSFLDTPDTYYELLDRRLPNHGEDVARLQQNRILLDGAPGGGLLLQIFTENQIGPIFFEIIQRKGNDGFGEGNFKALFESIELDQMRRGVVKTVE; encoded by the coding sequence ATGAGCAACACTTTCCAGACTTGGGACAACCCCATGGGAACCGCCGGGTTCGAGTTCATCGAATACGCCGCGCCGGACCCGGCCGCGCTGCGCAAGGTGTTCGAAACGCTGGGCTTCAAGGCGATTGCCCGGCACCGCCACAAAGATGTGACGCTGTACCGGCAGGGCGGCGTGAATTTCCTGATCAACGCCGAGCCGGATTCGTTTGCGCAGCGCTTTGCCCGGCTGCACGGCCCGTCGATCTGCGCCATTGGCTTTCGCGTGCAGGACGCCGCCCGCGCCTACAAGCGCGCGCTGGAACTGGGCGCCTGGGGCTTCGACTCGCACAGCGGCCCCATGGAGCTGAACATTCCCGCCATCAAGGGTATCGGCGATTCGCTGATCTACCTGGTGGACCGCTGGCGCGGCAAGAACGGCCATGGCGGCATCGGCGACATCAGCATCTACGACGTGGACTTCGAGCCGCTGGACGTGCAGACCGCCGCCAGCGACCTGACGCACGCCGGCGCGGGCCTGACGCTGGTGGACCATCTGACCCACAACGTGCACAAGGGCCGCATGGCGGAATGGTCGGAATTCTATGAGCGCCTGTTCAATTTCCGCGAGATCCGCTATTTCGACATCGAAGGCAAGGTAACGGGCGTGAAGTCGAAGGCAATGACCTCGCCCTGCGGCAACATCCGCATCCCCATCAATGAAGAAGGCACTGAAGAAAAAGGCCAGATCCAGGAATACCTGGACCTGTACCGCGGCGAGGGCATCCAGCACATCGCCCTGGCCACCGAGGATATCTACGCCACGGTGGAAGCCCTGCGCCGCAGCGGGGTGAGCTTTCTGGACACGCCGGATACGTACTACGAGCTGCTGGACCGCCGCCTGCCCAACCATGGCGAAGACGTGGCGCGCCTGCAGCAAAACCGCATCCTGCTCGACGGCGCGCCCGGCGGCGGGCTGCTGCTGCAGATCTTCACCGAAAACCAGATCGGCCCGATTTTTTTCGAGATCATCCAGCGCAAGGGCAACGACGGCTTCGGCGAAGGCAACTTCAAGGCCCTGTTCGAATCCATCGAGCTGGACCAGATGCGGCGCGGCGTCGTCAAGACGGTCGAATGA
- a CDS encoding c-type cytochrome, whose product MNRRIAAAGCLAGAALAWAAAWAGPATDADPAAAAATPRIGDARRGQSIYDRCLACHALAYDRTGPRHCGLFGRRAGTVPGFAYSSAMKQSGIIWNEQTLDVFLKNPLAAVPGTSMGYAGIADAQERADLIAYLKQAPACPP is encoded by the coding sequence ATGAACAGGCGCATCGCCGCGGCAGGCTGCCTGGCGGGGGCGGCGCTGGCATGGGCCGCGGCATGGGCCGGCCCCGCGACGGACGCGGATCCCGCGGCGGCGGCCGCCACCCCCCGCATCGGCGATGCCAGGCGCGGCCAATCGATCTACGACCGCTGCCTGGCTTGCCACGCGCTGGCCTATGACCGCACAGGCCCGCGCCACTGCGGGCTGTTCGGGCGGCGCGCCGGCACGGTGCCGGGGTTTGCCTATTCCAGCGCCATGAAGCAGTCGGGCATCATCTGGAACGAGCAGACCCTGGATGTTTTCCTGAAGAATCCGCTGGCGGCGGTGCCCGGCACATCCATGGGATATGCCGGCATTGCCGATGCCCAGGAACGCGCGGATCTCATCGCCTATCTGAAGCAGGCGCCCGCGTGCCCGCCCTGA
- a CDS encoding ferritin-like domain-containing protein, with the protein MSFLAIEACTRAPGARRAFLGQSGLLLSGAAIALLAGRDALAKGSAAQESDVRILNTALGAELEAIAAYQVGAESGLLQKPALGLALSFQGHHKAHADLLAKTIASLGGKPVAAKDKYVFPTSTLKSQADVLRFAATLEKGAVSAYLGAVPVFGNRDLAKAAASILGDEAMHWAVLRHALGEDPVPAAFVA; encoded by the coding sequence ATGTCGTTTCTTGCGATAGAAGCGTGTACGCGCGCGCCCGGAGCCCGGCGCGCATTCCTGGGCCAGAGCGGGCTGCTGCTGTCCGGCGCCGCCATTGCCCTGCTGGCCGGCCGCGATGCGCTGGCCAAGGGCTCGGCGGCGCAGGAGTCCGATGTGCGCATTCTGAACACCGCCCTGGGCGCCGAGCTCGAAGCGATCGCCGCCTACCAGGTAGGAGCCGAGAGCGGCCTGCTGCAGAAACCCGCCCTGGGCCTGGCCCTGTCGTTCCAGGGGCACCACAAGGCCCATGCCGATCTACTTGCCAAGACCATCGCCTCGCTCGGCGGCAAGCCTGTCGCCGCGAAAGACAAGTACGTTTTTCCCACCAGCACGCTGAAATCTCAGGCCGACGTGCTGCGCTTCGCCGCCACCCTGGAAAAAGGCGCGGTCAGCGCCTACCTGGGAGCCGTGCCGGTGTTCGGCAATCGCGATCTGGCCAAGGCGGCGGCCAGCATCCTGGGCGACGAGGCCATGCACTGGGCCGTCCTGCGCCACGCGCTGGGTGAAGATCCGGTGCCGGCGGCTTTCGTGGCATGA